From Candoia aspera isolate rCanAsp1 chromosome 4, rCanAsp1.hap2, whole genome shotgun sequence, a single genomic window includes:
- the KLHL11 gene encoding kelch-like protein 11, with translation MAAAGGGCDLDAGGHSGPDGNLLGLEGEAGPDSEPDSEVFSCVAHCSDLACRQNEQRRLGLFCDVTLAFGGGSNGEEREVGGVSSRSDPPPREFRAHRSVLAAATEYFAPLLSGDFAESRSGRVELRKWSSEAGPDPETVEAVISFMYTGSVRVSPGNVHEVLELADRFLLTRLKEFCGEFLKKKLSLSNSVAIHSLAHMYSLNQLALKAAEMIRRNFYKVIQDEEFYTLPFHLIRDWLSDSEITVDSEEVLFEMVLKWVQRNPEEREKYFGELFKLLRLSQIKPTYLTQHVKSERLVSSNEACLKLVLEAVESHALKGENFQLGTLQQVNSPISSLPRFGQNMDVIMVIGGVSEGGDYLSECVGYFIDEDRWVNLPHVHNHLDGHAVVVTESYLYVAGSMEPGFAKTMERYNPSRNVWEQVSNLITRKHSFGLTEVKGNLYSIGGHGNFIPGFKDVAVYNPDQDKWHNLESAPKILRDVKVITIDNRFVYMAARTPVDGDNEDGLRSVITRYDAESRQWRDCESLPLLDNYCCFQMVVGNTNFYHTASCCPRSYPLDHEEVKRKISNQVSDDILESLPPEVLSIEGAAICYYKDDVFIIGGWKNSDDTDKQYRKEAYRYCAEKKRWLLLPPMPQPRCRATACHVRIPFRSLHGTQKYPMPQNLMWQKDRIRQMQEIHRHSLSLRRMPRSQIEC, from the exons ATGGCGGCGGCTGGAGGCGGCTGCGATTTGGACGCGGGAGGCCACAGCGGCCCAGATGGCAACCTCCTGGGCCTGGAAGGCGAGGCGGGGCCAGATTCAGAGCCTGACTCAGAGGTGTTTTCGTGTGTGGCCCACTGCTCCGATTTGGCCTGCCGGCAGAACGAACAACGACGGTTAGGCCTCTTCTGTGACGTCACGTTAGCCTTTGGTGGCGGCAGCAATGGTGAGGAGAGGGAAGTGGGCGGTGTCTCTTCCCGCTCCGATCCCCCGCCGCGAGAGTTTCGCGCGCACCGGTCAGTCCTTGCAGCAGCCACTGAATACTTTGCTCCTCTCCTCTCGGGTGACTTTGCGGAGTCGCGCTCGGGTCGCGTAGAGTTGCGCAAATGGAGTTCGGAAGCAGGACCAGACCCGGAGACGGTCGAGGCGGTCATCAGCTTCATGTACACGGGAAGTGTTCGCGTCAGTCCCGGCAACGTGCACGAGGTTCTGGAGCTGGCCGATAG GTTCTTACTAACACGTTTAAAAGAGTTCTGTGGGGAATTCCTCAAGAAAAAACTGAGTCTCTCCAACTCTGTAGCCATTCATAGCTTAGCTCATATGTACTCTTTGAACCAACTGGCTTTAAAAGCTGCTGAGATGATCAGGAGGAACTTCTACAAAGTCATCCAAGATGAAGAGTTCTATACTTTGCCATTTCACCTTATTAGAGACTGGCTTTCAGATTCAGAAATCACAGTGGATTCAGAAGAAGTTCTGTTTGAGATGGTTTTAAAGTGGGTTCAGAGAAatcctgaagagagagagaagtacttTGGCGAGCTCTTTAAGCTTCTCCGGCTATCACAAATTAAGCCAACTTATTTGACTCAGCATGTAAAATCTGAAAGGCTTGTATCAAGCAATGAAGCTTGCCTCAAACTTGTGTTGGAAGCAGTGGAAAGCCATGCTCTCAAGGGTGAGAATTTTCAGTTGGGTACACTCCAACAAGTTAACTCTCCCATCTCATCTCTGCCTCGCTTTGGCCAAAACATGGATGTTATCATGGTCATTGGTGGTGTGTCTGAGGGAGGTGATTACTTGAGTGAGTGTGTGGGGTATTTTATTGATGAAGATAGATGGGTGAATTTACCCCACGTACACAATCATCTTGATGGACATGCTGTGGTAGTAACCGAATCCTATCTTTATGTGGCAGGTTCCATGGAGCCTGGCTTTGCCAAGACCATGGAAAGGTATAACCCAAGCCGAAATGTTTGGGAGCAGGTTTCCAATCTAATAACCAGAAAGCATTCTTTTGGCCTTACTGAGGTAAAGGGAAACCTGTATAGCATTGGTGGGCATGGGAATTTTATACCCGGTTTTAAAGATGTAGCTGTCTACAATCCTGATCAAGATAAGTGGCACAACTTGGAGTCTGCACCAAAGATACTCCGCGATGTTAAAGTGATTACAATAGATAACAGGTTTGTTTACATGGCAGCTCGCACACCAGTTGATGGAGATAATGAAGATGGCTTAAGGTCTGTTATTACACGCTATGATGCAGAGTCACGACAGTGGCGAGATTGTGAATCTCTGCCACTCCTTGACAATTATTGTTGCTTCCAAATGGTTGTGGGCAACACCAACTTTTACCACACAGCTTCATGTTGTCCCAGAAGCTATCCTCTAGACCATGAAGAGGTCAAGAGAAAAATCTCTAACCAGGTATCTGATGACATTCTGGAAAGCTTACCACCCGAGGTTCTTAGCATTGAAGGGGCAGCTATCTGCTACTACAAAGATGATGTCTTCATCATAGGTGGATGGAAGAACAGTGATGATACTGATAAACAGTACAGAAAAGAGGCTTATCGCTATTGTGCTGAGAAGAAGCGTTGGTTGTTACTCCCTCCTATGCCCCAGCCTCGCTGCCGTGCTACAGCCTGTCACGTGAGAATCCCCTTTCGGTCCTTACATGGTACCCAGAAATACCCAATGCCGCAAAATCTAATGTGGCAGAAGGACCGGATCCGGCAGATGCAGGAGATACACCGACATTCCTTAAGTTTGCGGAGGATGCCTCGGTCTCAGATAGAATGCTAG